ACTGGGCGTCACTAAGCTGCGGCTGCTCACCAACAATCCCCGCAAACGCGTCGAAATTTCTGGCTACGGACTGGAGATAGTCGAGCAGGTCCCGCTGCAAATCGAGCCAAATGAACACAACGCCCACTACATGGCGACCAAGCGCGACCGCATGGGGCACGACCTCGAATTGGCCGAGCGGGACTGAAATGGCCCTGCGCGGCAAGATCGCCGTTGCGGTAACCGATTACCACCGCCGCTACACCGACAAACTGCTGGCCGGCGTGCGCGCCGGCCTGGGCGACGGCGATCCGGGATTCGTACTGGTCGAGGTCGAGGTCTTCCGTGCACCGGGATCGTTTGAGCTGCCGCTGCTGGCCAAGAAGCTGGCCGCCAGCCACGCCTACGCGGCGGTGATCTGCCTGGGCTGCATCATCCGATCCGACACGCCGCACTTCGATTACGTAGCTGCCGAGTGTTCGCGCGGGATCATGCAGGCGGGGCTCGACACTGGCGTGCCGGTGATATTCGGAGTCTTGACCCTGGACAACGAACAGCAGGCGATCGACCGCACCCACGACGACGAGACCAATCGCGGATTCGAGGCCGCCAAGGCCGCCCTGATGATGATCAAGACGCTAAACGCCGGTTCCAAAGACCACTTCACCGGCCACGGCTGGGACCACTAGAGAAAAAGGTCCAGGGCGCCGTTTAAGTCCGTGGCCGTTGCCGTCGCCGCCGGCGGTTCCGAGCCCGAACGGTCGAGCAGCACCGCCCGGAATCCGGCCCGCTCGGCACCCAAGTAGTCCTCGGGGTGCGAATCGCCGATGTGAGCGATCGGGCCATCTCCGACGCCGGCCCGCCTGCGGGCGAGGGCAAAGATCTGCGGATCCGGTTTGGCGACGCCCTCCAGGCCCGACACCACCTTGAAATCAAAGAGTTCGTCGACTTCCAGCTCGCGCAGTGTTGCTTCCAGCAGGAATGAGTAGTTGGACAGCACTCCGGTGACCAAGCCGGCGCGGCGGGCGCGCTCCAATGCGCCGCGCGTCTCCGGATAGAGTCGCGGCGGGAAGCTGGCCGCGATCGCCCGGCCCACCTCCAGCGGGGACATCCCGGCCGCCTCGTCGCCGAGTGCATCCAGAACGATCTGTCCGCAGCGCCGCTGCAGGTCTGCCAGCTGGCCGGCGTCGCCTACGTACTTGTGGTGCGATCGGTAGTAGGAAAACTCGGCGCGGAGTCCGGCCGCCACCGCCGCCACGCCGCCGCGGTACCCCAGCCCGCGCAGGAGGTCGCACACGGCGCGCGCAGGATCGCCGTCGCCGAGCCGGAACAGTGTCCCGAACCCGTCAAAGCAGACTGCCGTCGGCCGCGCGGTTCCCGCAGGCTGGGTCATCGGTTGTCCACCCGATCTTTCATTGCCCACTCTTACAATCTTGCGCCGAACCACTCGCTCAGGTGCGCCAATCCGCGATGTTATGTCAACCGCATGAACTAAATTCCTGGATGGAAAACGATCGCAAGCTCGTGATCCTGGACCTGCGCAGCCCGGCTGAATACGAAGCCGGCCATATCGTGGGAGCGCTGAACATCGACGTTAGCAGCTACCACCCGATCATCCGGACCGAGGACCAGCGCATAGAGGCGACTCGCTATCTGGTCGACATGTTCCGGTCGGCCGGGGTCGACAACGACTCGACGGTCGTCCTTTACCAGAATTTCACCGGCTGGGCGGTCTGTCGCGCCTACTGGATGCTCGACTACCTGGGCCACGCGCCGGCCCAGATCTTGGACGGCGGCTATCGCAACTGGCTCGATTTCGGCGGCTCCATTCAGGTAGAGGTCAACCAGCTCCCCGGCGGAGGCAACCTGTCCCCGAGTCCGCGCCCCCAGGTTCTGGCGACCGCAGACTACATCCGGAAGCGGCTCAAGGATCCCGACTTCCAGATCATCGACATGCGAACGATAGAAGAATTCGACGGCTCCGACGCCCGCGAGAACCCTCGCCACGGACACATCCCGGGGGCGGTCTGGATGAACTGGGAAATGCTGGTCGGCGCAGACGGGCAGATGCGCAACCAACGCGAGATTGCCGCCGAACTGGCCCAGCGCGAGATCAGTTCCGAGAAGGAAGTCGTCGTTTACTGCAACGGCGGGGCGCGCTCGGCGTGCGGCTACATCGGCCTGCGCATGGCCGGATACGGGAACTTCCGCAACTACTTTGGCTCCTGGCACGAGTGGTCACGCCAGAACGATCTCCCGATAGAGCAGCCCGTCTACGTAGCCAGATAGCCAGGAACCATTCGCCGGGGCGGTTTCAATCCGGTTCCCGGGCGGCCATTCCGAGCAGGAATTCTTCCTGGCGGGCGGACTCAACCGCGCCCGGCCGCAATCGGCGCACTCTGTCAATCGCCGCGCGGGGTTCCTCGCCACCGGCGATCATGAGGCCGGCAACGACTACCCCTGTGCGTCCATAACCGGCGAAACAGTGCGCGAACACCGCCTTCCCGGCGCGGTTGGACTCCTCAACGAACCTCGTTGCGCGATTCATCTGGTCCCTGGTTGGAGCACCCGAATCGACGATCGGCAGGTGCAACCAGTCCAGCCCGGCGTCGTTTAACGCCGCCGCATCCAGGCCTTCTTCGGTCAGGGTTATCACGGCACCGAAACCAAGCCCGGCCAGGACCTCCAATCGTTCAGCCAATTCCCCGCGCCGGGCGGGGTGCGAACCGCCGCCCAACCTGCCCGGAATTGCCCAGAAATGGTCCACCGGTTCGATAGATTCCTTAGATATGCGCGGGCGCCTCACCGATTCACAATGCAAGCGGTGAAAGCTGCACCAAACCTAAACTAAGCGTACGCCCGACGAGGCGGTAGCTTGGGAGGCTGACATGAGCAGGGGAAGAATTAGCCGGCGCCGGTTCCTTGGTACCGGGATGGTCGCCGGGACGGCGGCGATCCTGGCTGCCTGCGGTGAGACGGTAGAGGTCGAACGCATCGTCACTCAGGTGGTCGAAAAAGAGGTCGAGGTCATCAAAGAGGTGACCGTAGAGGTTGAAATCCCGGTCGAGCGGTTGGTGGAAGTCCAGGTCGTTCAGGAAGTGGAGGGCCCGCAGGACGTCTCCTACGAAGCCGCCAACGTCGACTGGCGCAAGTACGCCGGACAGGAAATCAACGTCCTCGGTGTAAACGGATTTGTGACCCAATGGCAGCAGGGTCTTTTGCCGGAATTTGAGCAGATTACCGGAATCAAGGTCAATTACGAGCTGCTCGGGGAAACCCAGCTGTTTGACAAGACCAACCTGGAGTTGACCTCGCGATCGGCCAATTACGACCTGTTCTGGTCGGCATGTTTCAACATCCCGCGCTGGCTTTCCGGTGGACTGATCCAGGACCTAAGCGGCTACCTGAACGATCCCGATCACACCGATATCGAGTGGTACGACTTCGGCGACATCCATCCATCGGTCAGGGGCGCGGTCACGGCGGGCGACGAAATCGGCGCGGTACCGTTCGACGCCGTCTCGCACGCAAACTTTTTCCGGGTCGACAAATTCGAGGAAGCCGGTATCCAGGATCCGCCGGACACGATGGATGAATTGGAAGAGACCGCAGCCAAGCTGTACGACCCGGAGAACGATTTCTACGGTATATCGCTGCGCGGCGGGTTCCTGCAAATCATGTACCCGGCGTTCCCCTACACCTACGGGGGCGGGTACCTGGACGACGAGTGGAGATCAATCATCAACTCCCCCGAGAGTCTGGCCGGGACCCAGAAGTACGTCGACCTGGTGACCAAATACGGACCGCCCGGGTCTTCAACCAAGATTTGGAAGGACGTGCTCGAGGACTTCCGCGGCGGTCTCTCCGGCATGCTGCCGGACACGTTCGGTTTCACGCCGGGCTTTGAGGACGTAAACGCTTCCAAAATCATCGGAACCGTAGGCGCCCACTACATGCCCGGAGTGACCAAGGACGAATACGGCGAGCACGGTTTTTGGACCTGGACCGTGACGATGAACAACTTCTCGGAAAAGAAGGACCCTGCCTGGCTCTACATGCAGTGGGCCAGCTCCCGTCTGACCGCGCTGCGCTTCGCGCTCTTGCGGTGGGTCACGGCCCGCAACTGGGTTACCCAGCAGAGCGTCTGGCAGGACGTGGTCAAGGACAAGAACTTCGGCCAGTGGCCGGTGGTGTTCGGACACGGAATCTCGACCGCTCGCCCGGACTACCTGGTCACATCGGTTAACGGGCGCCCGATCCCCGAAGCCCAGGACGTCCTGCGGATCCAGGGCATCGAGCTATCGTCGATGGTTGCCGGCGAGAAAACGGTCGAAGAAGGATCCAATTCGTCCTTCGAGCAGGTCAACAACCTGATGACGCAAGCCGGCTACTACTCCTAGGTAGCTGCAACACCCGTCCCCCGGCCAACCGCGGCCGGGGGACGGATCTGCGAACGCTGGGCGATTAGTCCGATGTTTCAAACGCCGACCGGTGGGGGGATTCCCCGGGGACCCCGACCCGGGACATGAACTGGTTTCGGGTCCGAAACCTTTCGATCGGGCTTGGCCTTTCGCCGGCCCTGGTCGTTCTGGTGGTGCTTACCCTGACGCCCATGCTGCTCAACCTCTATTTGGCGTTCACGTTCTGGCGCGGCGGGGTGGAGGATCCGCGCTGGGTCGGACTGAACAACTTCCAGTTCCTGCTCAACGATCCCAACTTCATCAACTCGGTAGTGCGCTCGGCCACATTCACCTTCGGGTCGGTTGCGTTCCAGCTAGTTCTGGGACTATTGATCGCCATCATGCTCACCCGTCGCCTGCGTGGCAGCGCGTTCTTCCGGGTAGCCCTCCTGATGCCGATGGTCATGACGCCGGTGGTCTCGGCGCTGACCTTCAAGACTTTGATCTATGACCCGAATTGGGGCCTTACCGGCTACGCGTTCGACGTGCTGGGATTCGGGCGCATCGCCCCCTTGAGCGACGTTAACCTGGCCATCGTCAGCGTGATACTTGTCGACATCTGGCATTGGACACCGTTCATGACGATCACGATCTTCGCCGGTCTGCTCTCAATCCCAGACGAGCCGCTGGAGGCGGCCGCCATCGACGGTGCCAACGCCTGGCAGAGGTTCCGCTACGTGATCCTGCCGATGGTCATGCCGGTCCTGCTGGTCGTAACTATGCTGCGGATGCTGGACGCGTTCCGCACCTTCGACATGATTTACGTAATGACCCAGGGCGGTCCGGGCCGGGTGACGATGACTTTGCCGATATTCATCTACGAGACGATGTTCTCGTTCTCGAATTTCGGAGGGGCGGCCGCCGTCGGCCTGGCGATGACGCTTTTCTCGTTTGTTCTGATCGCGATCTTCACCAGGGCCCTGGCCGCGAGCCGGGGGACGGCGTACTGATCTTGCCCACAGGCTGTCCGCATGCGCCGTAGACGCCGAACCGTCGACGCCTTGGTTTACGTCGGGCTCTTCATCGCTTTCGTATGGTCGGTGCTGCCCATGTACCTGGTACTGACCACCTCGGTCAAGGTGCAGTCCGACGCCTTCTCGCTCACCCCCAAGCTCCTGTTTTTCCGGTTCACGATCGAGCACTACCAAGACGTGATCGGCGGGGTCCACCAGAACTTTCTGCGGTTCTTCGTGAACTCGATCATCGTTTCGATCGGGTCGGTGATCGTGGCGCTGGTAGTCTCGATTCCGGCCGGTTACGTATTGGCGCGATTTGATTTCCGCGGCAAACGCGCGTTCGGATTCTTCCTGCTGCTGCCGCGGGCGATTCCGCCGATCGCGATGCTGCTGCCATTCTTTTTCCTCTGGACCCGGCTCGGGCTCATGGACACCCTCCAGGGCCTGGTGCTCATCTACGTCCAGCTCAATCTATCGATCGGGGTCTGGATGCTGCGCGAGTTCATTGCCGAGATTCCCCGCGAGCTGGAGGAAGCGGCCCTGGTCGATGGCTGCACGCGGTTCCAGTTGATCTGGCGGATCGTGTTGCCGCTTGCGGCGCCGGGAATCGCCGCTACCGCGATCCTGCTGCTGATCTTTTCCTGGAACGAGTTCCTGTTTGCGTTTTCGGTGGCTGGCGCCAAGGCTCGCACCGCCCCGGTCAGCGTGTTCAATTTCGTAGGCGTCGAGGAAGTGCTTTGGGGTCAGCTGCACGCGGCGGGCACGATGGTGGTCCTGCCGGTCATCCTCTTCGCCCTGCTTGTGCAACGGCGGATGGCCGCCGGGTTGACCGCCGGAGCCGTCACCGGGTAATTCGCGCCCAAAACCTGCTCGGCAATACCGTTTCAATTAAGCTATTGGAAAGTCCGCCCCGGTGGGCGTACTTTTAGGCGAGACACGGCTTTTGCCGAATAGTTCTGGTTTCGCCGGGCCGCGGGTGGTCACTGACTTGCCACAGGCGGCTTTACATAGGCGCCGGCGGCGCGGCCGCGGCGCGGAAAGGGTGACCGCCTATGGCAAGCGTCACACTTGACAACGTCACTAAGCGCTTCGGCGAAGTAGTGGCGGTCAGAAACCTGAGCCTTGAGATCGAGGACCAGGAGTTCCTGGTGCTGGTCGGCCCGTCGGGTTGTGGCAAGTCCACCACCCTGCGTCTTATCGCCGGCCTGGAAGAGCTCAGCGCTGGCAACATCTACATCGGCGACCGCGTGGTCAACGATGTCGCGCCGAAAGACCGCGACATTGCGATGGTGTTCCAGAGCTACGCGCTCTACCCGCACATGAGCGTTTACGACAACCTAGCCTTCGGGCTGCGCCTGCGCAAGACCGCCAAGGCGGAGATCACCCGCCGGGTCCAGGAAGCCGCTGAACTGCTGGCAATCGGTGAACTGCTCGACCGTAAGCCCAAGGAACTCTCCGGCGGGCAACGCCAGCGGGTGGCGCTGGGGCGCGCGATCGTGCGCGAACCCAAGGCCTTCCTCATGGACGAGCCGCTCTCCAACCTCGACGCCAAGCTGCGGGTACAGACCCGCGCCGAGCTGATCCGCCTGCACGAACGTCTTCAGACCACGGTCATTTACGTCACTCACGACCAGACCGAGGCCATGACCATGGGCAGCCGGATCGCAGTCCTGCGCGACGGCGTGCTGCAGCAATGCGGCAGCCCGCAAGGTGTCTACGACCACCCAGCCAACATGTTCGTGGCCGGGTTCATCGGCAGCCCCTCAATGAACTTCTTCGACGCCAAAGTCACCGGCACCGCCGACGACCTGAAGATCGAAGCGTTCGAAGGCCAGCCGCTTGATGTCCCGCCGGACCGACGCCAGGCCTACGCGCCCTACATCGGTCAGGACGTGATCTTCGGGGTCAGACCCGAGGACCTCTGGACGCCGCAGTTTGCCCCCGATAGAACGACCAAAGACCAGCTCATCAAGAGCACGGTCGACGTCTTCGAGCCGTTGGGATCGGAAATCTACCTGTATCTGGTCACCGACGACAACTCGTACATCGCCCGGGTGGACCCGCGGACGACCGAACACGCCGGTGAGGAATTCAATGTGGTATTCGACATGAACCACATGCACCTGTTCGACCCGATGACTCAGGAAGTCATCGGCGAGGAGCCGGCCGGGATCGCTTAGGTCCCAATTCCGGAAACGGAACACCGACGGCCGGGGCTGGCAGCCCCGGCCGTCTTTTCATTGCCGGGCTTCCATTTGCCCTACCCCGGCCAGGGCAATTGAATGCCGCTGATCGGACTCAACGCGACCTGCATGCACTCGCGGCCCGGCTTTCGCAACAGCGGGGTCAGCATTTACGCCCGCAACCTGATCAAGGCGCTGCTCGAGGAGCCCGACCCCGAGCACGAATACGTAGTCTTCTGCAACGCCGACTTCGATCCCGCCAGCCTGCCCGCGCTGGCCCGCGCACGGCTCATCTTCTCGCCCGCTCCGGGCGACAGCCCCTGGCGGCGGGTCGCCTGGGAACAGTCGGGACTGGCGCTGGCCGCCGAGGAATCGCAAATAGAAGTCCTGCACGGCTTGCTGAACGTCTCTCCGCTGCTTTCTGGTTGTCGCCAGGTCGTAACCGTCCACGACCTGACCTACCTGACAACCCCGGGGGCCCATCCCTGGCGGCGGCGCGTCTGGCTGGGCGTGGCCGGCCGCTGGTCGCTGCGCCGCGCGGCCGCAGTGCTGGTCGATTCGGCATCCACCGGTCGGGACCTAGTGGAATTCCAGAATGCCGATCCGGACCGCTTGGTGGTCGCCTATCCGGGGCTCGACCCGGACCTGCGCGGCGCGGTGGATTCCCGGTCCCTGGAACGGTTCCGGCTCCGGGAGGATGTCCCCGAACGGTTTCTGCTCTACCTGGGAACGATCGAGCCGCGCAAGAACCTCGACCGCCTGATCGCGGCGTTCGCGCGGCTGGTCGGGCGCGGCTACCCGGGCAGGCTGGTCATCGCCGGCGGGGCCGGCTGGGGCGGAGTGGACGTACGCGGTTTGGCCGGGGACGCGGGCGTGGCCGACCGCCTGCTGCTGCCCGGATATGTCTCCGAATCCGACAAACCGCTCTGGTATTCATCCGCCGAAGGGTTCGTCTACCCGTCGGCTTACGAGGGTTTCGGGCTGCCGGTGCTGGAGGCCATGGCCTGCGGCACCCCGGTTGCGGCAGCCGACAACTCTTCCCTGCCCGAAGTCGTCGGCGACGCCGGATTGCTATTCGACCCCAATAACATTGATTCGATGGTGGCCGCGCTCGAGAAAATTTGCAGCAATTCAAATCCGATCCAGTCGCTGAGCCGGAAAGGCCGACGGCGAGCCCGGGAGTTCACCTGGGCGGAGACCGCGCGCTGTGCCCGTCGGGCCTATCGGATGGCCCTGAGCAGCTAGCCGACAACTGCGCATCCCCGCGGTCCGGGCCCGCCGGCGCGGTCGGACCGAATCGCTGGCAGCGGCGTCAGTGGCTGACCCTGGCGCTCGACGCGGTGGCAATTGCGGGCGCCTGGTTCATCTCGCACGTCGCCCGTTACGACCTGGGAATCGGCGGAACCATCGGGCCGGGCCGATACGTCGAACTGAGCCAGTTCCTGGTCGTCGGGCTGATATTTGCGGCGGTCATGCTCGTGACCATGTATTCGCGGGGGCTCTACCGCCGCCAGGTGCTGGGATCCTGGCTCGACCAGGTCGGGCGGATCGTGCCGGCGGCGCTGTTGGCCGAAGCCGCCATAATCGTCGCCTCTTACCTGGCCCGCGAAGCCTTTCCGCCTTCTTCGCGGCTGATGTTCGCCTACCTGGGAGTCTCGGCGGTGCTTTTGGCCGCGCTGCTGCGATTGATCGTGCACCGCTGGTACGTGAATCGCTATCGCCGCGGCATTGGGACCGAGCGGGTGATCGTGGCCGGGCGCGGGGTCCTGGCCAAGATGCTCATGCAGCAGATTCGCGGCAACGTCGGCGCCGGTATGGTGGCGCTCGGATTCCTCGATCACGAGTCCGGCAACAACGGCGACTTCGGAAGGTTCCGACGCCTGGGCGGGCTGGGCGAAATTGAATCGGTCCTCGACCAATCGTCCCCCGACCGGGTTGTCGTGGCCTTGCCGCTGGAGGCCAACGCGCACTCCAACGAGCTGATCGCGGCCTGTCGGCGGCGCGGGATCAGGGCCACCGTGGTCCCCGATCTGCTGGCCCTGCAGGCCGGACGCGTCAATACCGAAGCCGTGGCCGGCATTCCGCTGTTTACCCTGACCAGCAACCGGATAGCGGGCTTTAACGCGTTCCTCAAGCGGTCCCTTGACATCTTCCTCGCGGGAACGATGCTGGTGCTGCTGTCACCTTTGCTCGCGTTACTGGCGCTGGCGATCCGAATCGATTCGCCCGGCCCGGCATTGTTCGGCCAGCAGCGAATAGGGCGCGATCGGCGGCCGTTCCGGATGCTCATGTTCCGGTCCATGGTCAAAGACGCCTCTAACGCTCGCTACGAGATGTTTCCCGAGGCGCGCGACAAGGCGCTCTTCAAGCCACGCCACGATCCGCGCGTCACGCGGGTCGGCAGAGTTTTGCGCAAGACCTCGCTGGACGAGCTGCCCCAACTGTTGAACGTGATCTCCGGGCAGATGAGCCTGGTAGGCCCCCGCCCGCAGATCCCCGACGAGGTCTCGGCCTACGATGAGTACGCATACAACCGCTTGCTGGCCCTGCCCGGCATGACCGGGCTCTGGCAGGTCAGC
The Chloroflexota bacterium genome window above contains:
- a CDS encoding carbohydrate ABC transporter permease, whose product is MRRRRRTVDALVYVGLFIAFVWSVLPMYLVLTTSVKVQSDAFSLTPKLLFFRFTIEHYQDVIGGVHQNFLRFFVNSIIVSIGSVIVALVVSIPAGYVLARFDFRGKRAFGFFLLLPRAIPPIAMLLPFFFLWTRLGLMDTLQGLVLIYVQLNLSIGVWMLREFIAEIPRELEEAALVDGCTRFQLIWRIVLPLAAPGIAATAILLLIFSWNEFLFAFSVAGAKARTAPVSVFNFVGVEEVLWGQLHAAGTMVVLPVILFALLVQRRMAAGLTAGAVTG
- a CDS encoding phosphatase produces the protein MHCESVRRPRISKESIEPVDHFWAIPGRLGGGSHPARRGELAERLEVLAGLGFGAVITLTEEGLDAAALNDAGLDWLHLPIVDSGAPTRDQMNRATRFVEESNRAGKAVFAHCFAGYGRTGVVVAGLMIAGGEEPRAAIDRVRRLRPGAVESARQEEFLLGMAAREPD
- a CDS encoding glycosyltransferase family 4 protein; translation: MPLIGLNATCMHSRPGFRNSGVSIYARNLIKALLEEPDPEHEYVVFCNADFDPASLPALARARLIFSPAPGDSPWRRVAWEQSGLALAAEESQIEVLHGLLNVSPLLSGCRQVVTVHDLTYLTTPGAHPWRRRVWLGVAGRWSLRRAAAVLVDSASTGRDLVEFQNADPDRLVVAYPGLDPDLRGAVDSRSLERFRLREDVPERFLLYLGTIEPRKNLDRLIAAFARLVGRGYPGRLVIAGGAGWGGVDVRGLAGDAGVADRLLLPGYVSESDKPLWYSSAEGFVYPSAYEGFGLPVLEAMACGTPVAAADNSSLPEVVGDAGLLFDPNNIDSMVAALEKICSNSNPIQSLSRKGRRRAREFTWAETARCARRAYRMALSS
- a CDS encoding extracellular solute-binding protein — its product is MSRGRISRRRFLGTGMVAGTAAILAACGETVEVERIVTQVVEKEVEVIKEVTVEVEIPVERLVEVQVVQEVEGPQDVSYEAANVDWRKYAGQEINVLGVNGFVTQWQQGLLPEFEQITGIKVNYELLGETQLFDKTNLELTSRSANYDLFWSACFNIPRWLSGGLIQDLSGYLNDPDHTDIEWYDFGDIHPSVRGAVTAGDEIGAVPFDAVSHANFFRVDKFEEAGIQDPPDTMDELEETAAKLYDPENDFYGISLRGGFLQIMYPAFPYTYGGGYLDDEWRSIINSPESLAGTQKYVDLVTKYGPPGSSTKIWKDVLEDFRGGLSGMLPDTFGFTPGFEDVNASKIIGTVGAHYMPGVTKDEYGEHGFWTWTVTMNNFSEKKDPAWLYMQWASSRLTALRFALLRWVTARNWVTQQSVWQDVVKDKNFGQWPVVFGHGISTARPDYLVTSVNGRPIPEAQDVLRIQGIELSSMVAGEKTVEEGSNSSFEQVNNLMTQAGYYS
- a CDS encoding sugar transferase produces the protein MQQFKSDPVAEPERPTASPGVHLGGDRALCPSGLSDGPEQLADNCASPRSGPAGAVGPNRWQRRQWLTLALDAVAIAGAWFISHVARYDLGIGGTIGPGRYVELSQFLVVGLIFAAVMLVTMYSRGLYRRQVLGSWLDQVGRIVPAALLAEAAIIVASYLAREAFPPSSRLMFAYLGVSAVLLAALLRLIVHRWYVNRYRRGIGTERVIVAGRGVLAKMLMQQIRGNVGAGMVALGFLDHESGNNGDFGRFRRLGGLGEIESVLDQSSPDRVVVALPLEANAHSNELIAACRRRGIRATVVPDLLALQAGRVNTEAVAGIPLFTLTSNRIAGFNAFLKRSLDIFLAGTMLVLLSPLLALLALAIRIDSPGPALFGQQRIGRDRRPFRMLMFRSMVKDASNARYEMFPEARDKALFKPRHDPRVTRVGRVLRKTSLDELPQLLNVISGQMSLVGPRPQIPDEVSAYDEYAYNRLLALPGMTGLWQVSGRSNLGFEEMVMLDTYYVGHWSVGLDLKILLRTIPAVIKGEGAY
- a CDS encoding HAD-IA family hydrolase yields the protein MTQPAGTARPTAVCFDGFGTLFRLGDGDPARAVCDLLRGLGYRGGVAAVAAGLRAEFSYYRSHHKYVGDAGQLADLQRRCGQIVLDALGDEAAGMSPLEVGRAIAASFPPRLYPETRGALERARRAGLVTGVLSNYSFLLEATLRELEVDELFDFKVVSGLEGVAKPDPQIFALARRRAGVGDGPIAHIGDSHPEDYLGAERAGFRAVLLDRSGSEPPAATATATDLNGALDLFL
- a CDS encoding 6,7-dimethyl-8-ribityllumazine synthase, yielding MALRGKIAVAVTDYHRRYTDKLLAGVRAGLGDGDPGFVLVEVEVFRAPGSFELPLLAKKLAASHAYAAVICLGCIIRSDTPHFDYVAAECSRGIMQAGLDTGVPVIFGVLTLDNEQQAIDRTHDDETNRGFEAAKAALMMIKTLNAGSKDHFTGHGWDH
- a CDS encoding ABC transporter ATP-binding protein encodes the protein MASVTLDNVTKRFGEVVAVRNLSLEIEDQEFLVLVGPSGCGKSTTLRLIAGLEELSAGNIYIGDRVVNDVAPKDRDIAMVFQSYALYPHMSVYDNLAFGLRLRKTAKAEITRRVQEAAELLAIGELLDRKPKELSGGQRQRVALGRAIVREPKAFLMDEPLSNLDAKLRVQTRAELIRLHERLQTTVIYVTHDQTEAMTMGSRIAVLRDGVLQQCGSPQGVYDHPANMFVAGFIGSPSMNFFDAKVTGTADDLKIEAFEGQPLDVPPDRRQAYAPYIGQDVIFGVRPEDLWTPQFAPDRTTKDQLIKSTVDVFEPLGSEIYLYLVTDDNSYIARVDPRTTEHAGEEFNVVFDMNHMHLFDPMTQEVIGEEPAGIA
- a CDS encoding sugar ABC transporter permease; this translates as MNWFRVRNLSIGLGLSPALVVLVVLTLTPMLLNLYLAFTFWRGGVEDPRWVGLNNFQFLLNDPNFINSVVRSATFTFGSVAFQLVLGLLIAIMLTRRLRGSAFFRVALLMPMVMTPVVSALTFKTLIYDPNWGLTGYAFDVLGFGRIAPLSDVNLAIVSVILVDIWHWTPFMTITIFAGLLSIPDEPLEAAAIDGANAWQRFRYVILPMVMPVLLVVTMLRMLDAFRTFDMIYVMTQGGPGRVTMTLPIFIYETMFSFSNFGGAAAVGLAMTLFSFVLIAIFTRALAASRGTAY